A stretch of the Archangium violaceum genome encodes the following:
- a CDS encoding class I SAM-dependent methyltransferase: protein MAARNILEIGTSNGYSTVWLASAAAAVGGRVTTIDVDTRKTQPLVERIRQQPGTTHVLVPVGKGELLVLKATT, encoded by the coding sequence ATGGCCGCCCGGAACATCCTGGAGATCGGCACCTCGAATGGCTACTCCACGGTGTGGCTCGCGTCGGCGGCCGCGGCGGTGGGCGGCCGGGTCACGACGATCGACGTGGACACCCGGAAGACGCAGCCGCTGGTCGAACGGATCCGCCAGCAGCCAGGCACAACGCACGTCCTGGTCCCCGTGGGCAAGGGCGAGCTCCTGGTGCTCAAGGCCACGACCTGA
- a CDS encoding RBBP9/YdeN family alpha/beta hydrolase: protein MSVPLLIVPGYSNSGPQHWQSHWERLLPGALRVQQRDWEYPTVEEWVAALDAAIATCSAPPVLVAHSLGGSTVAHWAARFRRPIQGALLVAPPDLDNPALPEACRTFAPVPRQRLPFRSILVASRGDPYAAFERSEQMARDWGSRLEDAGQAGHINSASGLGEWPRGQALLREFL, encoded by the coding sequence ATGTCCGTGCCCCTGCTCATCGTTCCTGGCTACAGCAACTCCGGCCCGCAGCACTGGCAGAGCCACTGGGAGCGGCTCCTTCCGGGAGCGCTCCGGGTTCAGCAACGTGACTGGGAATACCCGACGGTCGAGGAGTGGGTGGCCGCGCTCGATGCGGCAATCGCCACCTGCTCCGCGCCGCCCGTGCTGGTAGCCCACTCGCTCGGGGGGAGCACCGTGGCGCACTGGGCGGCTCGCTTCCGCCGGCCCATCCAGGGCGCGCTCCTGGTGGCGCCTCCGGATCTCGACAACCCCGCCCTTCCCGAGGCCTGCCGTACCTTCGCCCCCGTACCGCGCCAAAGACTGCCCTTTCGCTCCATCCTCGTCGCCTCGAGAGGCGATCCCTACGCTGCCTTCGAGCGCTCCGAGCAGATGGCTCGCGACTGGGGCAGCCGGCTCGAGGACGCGGGCCAGGCGGGGCACATCAACTCCGCCTCGGGTCTGGGCGAGTGGCCTCGCGGGCAGGCGCTGCTCCGCGAGTTCCTGTGA
- a CDS encoding MXAN_5453 family MXYO-CTERM-anchored protein, with amino-acid sequence MREDTWKKRWGVVLGGLLLAGSARAELPDYTLQLQARTNMLGNKGGAYNMEPGNLLAGSLQIPITSDRKVAFRLAITPEGRSSVWWGGDGRGDRIYQLPELGTDVLSGDPSLNTSGALAFSVTGTDDAAKSGIYLLNVSAPEEVHIIREPLGATGWSSVTINEAGQIGFRAMFSGLGRIHALVSPENGELKTTIVAKEQAVDAKSPYQFLYSPNLNDLGQMVGVADVAPISSEYYQELRVWSADGSSRLVVASRGLEPASPIFRFAPVAPALNNNGQVAFLGVATTKDPSTGKNPVTLWLWDGTGLKVLAQEGQERIRTLEYFPPDLNDKGLAVFRAIDSDGLRAVWVSDGASMKRVVTEHDIVPSDLGDARVDQETPSNPVFAGSAQINERGDVSFAAGLAPPDDDQEEWGTAVYVALSSLAPDLPDAGTGEPDAGTGEPDAGPGEPDAGPGEPDAGPGVPDAGPDEPDAGPGEPDAGPVEPDAGTGEPDAGTQGPQVPVPDTGCGCQSTSPAALWPWLLLGLLVSRKNRFSARLKG; translated from the coding sequence ATGAGAGAAGACACGTGGAAGAAGCGCTGGGGAGTGGTGCTGGGGGGTCTCCTGCTCGCGGGGTCCGCCCGGGCCGAGCTGCCGGACTACACCCTGCAACTCCAGGCGCGGACCAACATGCTGGGAAACAAGGGCGGCGCCTACAACATGGAGCCGGGCAACCTCCTCGCGGGAAGCCTGCAGATTCCCATCACGTCCGATCGGAAGGTGGCCTTCCGGCTGGCGATCACCCCCGAGGGGCGCTCCAGCGTCTGGTGGGGCGGAGATGGCCGGGGCGATCGCATCTACCAGCTCCCCGAGCTCGGCACCGACGTGCTCTCGGGAGACCCGAGCCTCAATACGTCGGGAGCACTCGCCTTCAGCGTCACGGGCACGGATGATGCCGCCAAGAGCGGCATCTACCTGTTGAACGTGTCGGCACCGGAAGAGGTCCACATCATCCGCGAGCCCCTTGGTGCCACCGGTTGGTCGAGCGTGACGATCAACGAGGCAGGGCAGATCGGTTTCCGGGCCATGTTCTCCGGCCTGGGCCGGATCCATGCCCTGGTGTCGCCCGAGAATGGTGAGCTCAAGACGACCATCGTGGCCAAGGAGCAGGCCGTCGATGCCAAGAGCCCCTACCAGTTCCTCTACTCTCCCAACCTCAACGACCTCGGCCAGATGGTCGGAGTGGCGGATGTCGCCCCCATCTCGTCGGAGTACTACCAGGAGCTGCGAGTCTGGAGCGCGGACGGGAGCTCCCGGCTCGTCGTGGCGTCACGCGGGTTGGAGCCGGCGTCGCCCATCTTCCGGTTCGCCCCGGTGGCCCCAGCCCTCAACAACAACGGGCAGGTCGCCTTCCTGGGAGTGGCGACGACAAAGGACCCTTCCACGGGGAAGAACCCCGTCACGCTCTGGCTGTGGGACGGCACCGGATTGAAGGTCCTCGCACAGGAGGGACAGGAGCGCATCCGGACTTTGGAGTACTTCCCCCCGGACCTCAATGACAAGGGCCTGGCCGTCTTCCGGGCCATCGACAGCGATGGCCTGCGTGCGGTGTGGGTGAGCGATGGCGCGTCGATGAAGCGCGTCGTGACCGAGCACGACATCGTCCCCTCCGATCTCGGCGATGCGCGCGTGGATCAGGAGACGCCCTCCAACCCCGTGTTCGCCGGCTCGGCACAGATCAACGAGCGCGGAGATGTCTCCTTCGCCGCCGGTCTGGCACCACCGGATGACGACCAGGAGGAATGGGGTACCGCGGTGTACGTCGCGCTATCCTCGCTGGCGCCTGATTTGCCCGATGCGGGCACGGGTGAACCCGACGCGGGCACTGGCGAACCGGATGCAGGCCCGGGTGAGCCCGACGCCGGCCCAGGTGAGCCTGACGCAGGCCCGGGTGTACCCGATGCGGGACCGGATGAGCCTGATGCGGGACCGGGTGAGCCCGATGCGGGACCCGTTGAGCCAGACGCTGGCACGGGTGAGCCCGACGCGGGCACTCAGGGACCTCAAGTCCCGGTTCCGGACACCGGCTGTGGTTGTCAGTCGACGTCACCTGCGGCGCTCTGGCCGTGGCTCCTCCTGGGGTTGCTGGTCTCCAGGAAGAACAGATTCTCCGCCAGACTGAAGGGGTAA
- a CDS encoding class I SAM-dependent methyltransferase, producing the protein MDEKDWSLPEGRTKRVDTSMGFDASPWEMFVIRVTVLIISFVTRALDVALLLFRPRLLGPYLRVWLAEFLRSPYRLAASFEVVRVLKASGQDMRELVYGETPVATAAWLFHRAGLGRGGRLVDVVAGRGRALLGARWLGAEARGVDLLERHVASVSGAMRKAGVSLKVGDATREDLGDATHVYLAWTCLGPDTRARVIERLRTCAPGTRIITVTRPLEAPGFITVSRHWVLFTWGFERVWIHEYRPRLEQDVVPTSS; encoded by the coding sequence ATGGACGAGAAGGACTGGTCACTTCCCGAGGGCAGGACGAAGCGCGTCGACACCTCGATGGGTTTCGATGCATCGCCCTGGGAGATGTTCGTCATCCGCGTGACCGTGCTGATCATCAGCTTCGTCACCCGGGCCTTGGACGTGGCGCTGCTGCTGTTCCGCCCGAGGCTGCTCGGGCCCTATCTGCGCGTATGGCTGGCGGAGTTCCTCCGCTCACCCTATCGCCTGGCGGCGAGCTTCGAGGTGGTACGGGTGCTGAAGGCCAGCGGACAGGACATGCGCGAGCTGGTGTACGGCGAGACGCCCGTGGCCACCGCCGCGTGGCTCTTCCACCGGGCGGGGCTCGGACGTGGCGGACGGCTGGTGGATGTCGTGGCCGGCCGGGGGCGTGCGCTGCTCGGCGCGAGGTGGCTGGGAGCCGAGGCCCGCGGGGTGGACCTGCTGGAGCGGCACGTGGCCAGCGTATCCGGCGCCATGAGGAAGGCCGGCGTCTCCCTGAAGGTGGGTGACGCGACACGGGAGGACCTCGGTGATGCCACCCACGTCTACCTGGCCTGGACGTGCCTCGGCCCCGACACGAGGGCCCGCGTCATCGAGCGTCTGCGCACCTGCGCGCCCGGCACGCGCATCATCACGGTGACCCGGCCTCTGGAGGCGCCCGGCTTCATCACGGTCTCACGCCATTGGGTGCTCTTCACCTGGGGCTTCGAGCGCGTCTGGATCCACGAGTACCGTCCCCGGTTGGAGCAAGACGTGGTACCCACTTCTTCATGA
- a CDS encoding MFS transporter: MTPPEASRSLLGRVEALVFVTVFLDLVGFGIVIPLLPFYVQSMGGSARTVGVLLGCFSFTQLLATPVLGRFSDRYGRRPIILFSLAANAVAMGLFALASYERMLPLLFASRILAGATAGNLAACQASLADISTADTRARAMGRVGAGIGLGLVLGPMIGGMFSQWGAWLPPLAAGALALLGSLGVLVAMPETHPPSARSTSKPRSRMSVLRESPRPRALKIVLLLYFLVFLAMTTLQVALALLAQARFGWEAKEVGYVFAMQGGLGLLIQGVLIGPLSKAVGEVRLLVLGTLLLSAGMLGVSLAEHPLALVGALAMLGTGLGFTQPLISSLASQAANPSLQGLTLGLAQSSGGLARTVGPVASGALYSSLGTSAPFAAGALVALIASALGALLKHEGLGKQRPPPGAG; encoded by the coding sequence TTGACCCCCCCGGAAGCCTCCCGGTCCCTCCTCGGCCGGGTCGAGGCGCTCGTCTTCGTCACGGTTTTTCTCGACCTGGTGGGCTTCGGCATCGTCATCCCCCTCCTTCCCTTCTACGTCCAGTCGATGGGCGGCTCGGCACGCACGGTGGGCGTGCTCCTCGGCTGCTTCTCGTTCACCCAGCTGCTCGCCACCCCCGTCCTCGGGAGGTTCTCGGACCGGTACGGCCGCCGGCCCATCATCCTGTTCAGCCTCGCGGCCAACGCGGTCGCCATGGGCCTCTTCGCCCTCGCCAGCTACGAGCGCATGCTGCCGCTCCTCTTCGCCTCGCGCATCCTCGCGGGCGCCACCGCGGGCAATCTCGCGGCGTGCCAGGCCTCCCTCGCCGACATCTCCACGGCCGACACCCGCGCGCGGGCCATGGGCCGGGTCGGGGCCGGCATCGGATTGGGGCTCGTCCTGGGGCCCATGATCGGGGGCATGTTCTCACAGTGGGGCGCGTGGCTCCCTCCGCTCGCCGCGGGAGCGCTCGCGCTCCTGGGCTCTCTCGGGGTGCTGGTGGCCATGCCCGAGACACACCCGCCCTCGGCCCGCTCCACCTCGAAGCCCCGGTCCCGGATGAGCGTGCTCCGGGAATCGCCGCGGCCACGCGCGCTGAAGATCGTGCTGCTGCTCTACTTCCTCGTCTTCCTCGCCATGACGACGCTCCAGGTGGCCCTCGCCCTGCTCGCGCAGGCCCGCTTCGGCTGGGAGGCGAAGGAGGTGGGCTACGTCTTCGCCATGCAGGGCGGGCTGGGGCTCCTCATCCAGGGCGTGCTCATCGGCCCGCTGTCGAAGGCCGTGGGCGAGGTGCGCCTGCTGGTCCTCGGCACGCTGTTGCTCTCCGCCGGCATGCTGGGCGTGAGCCTCGCGGAGCACCCCCTTGCCCTCGTCGGGGCCCTGGCCATGCTCGGCACGGGGCTCGGCTTCACCCAGCCCCTCATCTCCAGCCTCGCCTCCCAGGCGGCCAATCCCTCCCTGCAGGGACTGACCCTCGGGCTCGCCCAGTCCTCGGGCGGGCTCGCGCGCACCGTGGGACCGGTGGCCAGCGGTGCGCTCTATTCGTCCCTGGGCACCAGCGCGCCCTTCGCCGCGGGAGCACTCGTGGCGCTCATCGCCTCGGCACTGGGGGCGCTGCTGAAACACGAGGGCCTCGGGAAGCAGCGGCCCCCACCCGGAGCCGGATGA
- a CDS encoding MFS transporter, whose product MGSNIWKLQAIRMLFWMQFFSAVLVPFFTDWGGISLAQVLFLNAWFFLCNFLFEVPTGTVADFLGRKVSLALGSLVGVGAALLYVSKPSFPVFMAAEAVFAIAYTLHSGADEALAYDSLKAEGRTERAAHVLARLESFKLGGIITATITGGFIASAYGLSAPMRAYVFPAALAFLLALTLREPPDTARERKTRTSYARILTEGGRYFLGHKVVRLLAIELALTNALAWGLIWLFQPLLERGGLPLRFYGVVHALSCLGQIVFLGNVARIERWVGSMRRLLLAATVLSGMSFLLLAATRWLPLVIVGIIVGFTFSLPRIPLFSAYINHHIPSERRATVLSFVSMVRTLAIVVINPLIGLLAEWSLSWTMAVLGGGLIALAAGSRVEERHLVTEAVTPEPPVRG is encoded by the coding sequence ATGGGTTCCAACATCTGGAAGCTCCAGGCCATCCGGATGCTGTTCTGGATGCAGTTCTTCTCCGCGGTGCTCGTCCCGTTCTTCACGGACTGGGGCGGCATCTCGCTGGCCCAGGTGCTGTTCCTCAACGCCTGGTTCTTCCTCTGCAACTTCCTCTTCGAGGTCCCCACCGGAACCGTGGCGGACTTCCTGGGCCGCAAGGTGTCGCTGGCGCTCGGCAGCCTGGTGGGCGTCGGAGCGGCCCTGCTCTACGTGTCCAAGCCGTCCTTCCCCGTGTTCATGGCCGCGGAGGCCGTCTTCGCCATCGCCTACACGCTCCACTCCGGAGCCGACGAGGCGCTCGCCTATGACAGCCTCAAGGCGGAGGGGCGGACGGAGCGGGCCGCGCACGTGCTCGCCCGCCTGGAGTCCTTCAAGCTCGGCGGCATCATCACCGCGACGATTACCGGTGGCTTCATCGCGAGCGCCTACGGCCTGAGCGCTCCCATGCGGGCCTACGTGTTCCCCGCCGCCCTCGCCTTCCTGCTCGCGCTCACCCTGCGCGAGCCCCCGGATACGGCCCGGGAGCGGAAGACCCGGACCTCCTATGCGCGGATCCTCACCGAGGGCGGGCGGTACTTCCTCGGCCACAAGGTGGTCCGGCTGCTCGCCATCGAGCTCGCCCTGACCAACGCGCTGGCCTGGGGGCTCATCTGGCTGTTCCAACCGTTGCTCGAGCGCGGCGGGTTGCCGCTGCGGTTCTACGGGGTGGTGCATGCCCTGTCGTGCCTCGGGCAGATCGTCTTCCTCGGCAACGTCGCGCGGATCGAACGGTGGGTGGGCTCGATGCGGCGGCTCCTGCTCGCGGCCACCGTCCTCTCCGGCATGAGCTTCCTCCTGCTCGCCGCCACGCGGTGGCTGCCACTCGTCATCGTGGGAATCATCGTGGGCTTCACCTTCAGCCTGCCGCGCATCCCCCTCTTCAGCGCCTACATCAACCACCACATCCCCTCCGAGCGGCGGGCCACGGTGCTCTCCTTCGTCTCGATGGTGCGCACGTTGGCGATCGTGGTGATCAACCCGCTCATCGGCCTGCTCGCCGAGTGGTCGCTGTCCTGGACGATGGCCGTGCTCGGTGGGGGGCTCATCGCGCTCGCGGCGGGCTCTCGGGTCGAGGAGCGCCACCTGGTCACCGAGGCGGTGACTCCCGAGCCGCCCGTCAGGGGATGA
- a CDS encoding DUF1440 domain-containing protein — protein MTHHSRSFPFFHRERESLLLDLLCGAAGGALGTWLMSPVLQGVSKVMPQKLQGQGEQQEEGATAKLARKVLEPFGIELQGEQKKKAGNLVHYGYGIAWGAIYGVLHRRGPFVGKLFGLGFGLGLFLFGDEFLVPALKLGAPPQKTPLATHLSALAAHFTYGGVTEGSYRLLRRAFA, from the coding sequence ATGACCCATCATTCCCGGAGCTTCCCCTTCTTCCATCGCGAGCGTGAGTCGCTCCTCCTCGACCTCCTGTGCGGCGCCGCCGGTGGCGCGCTGGGGACCTGGCTCATGAGCCCCGTCCTGCAGGGCGTCTCCAAGGTGATGCCCCAGAAGCTCCAGGGGCAGGGTGAGCAGCAAGAGGAAGGCGCCACCGCGAAGCTGGCCCGCAAGGTGCTCGAACCCTTCGGTATCGAGCTCCAGGGCGAGCAGAAGAAGAAGGCCGGAAACCTCGTGCACTACGGCTACGGCATCGCCTGGGGCGCGATCTACGGCGTCCTTCACCGCCGTGGCCCCTTCGTCGGGAAGCTCTTCGGCCTGGGTTTCGGGCTGGGCCTCTTCCTCTTCGGCGACGAGTTCCTCGTGCCCGCGCTGAAGCTCGGTGCTCCACCCCAGAAGACGCCACTGGCCACACACCTGAGCGCGCTCGCGGCCCACTTCACCTATGGCGGCGTCACGGAGGGCTCGTACCGGCTGCTGCGGCGTGCCTTCGCTTGA
- a CDS encoding phospholipase D-like domain-containing protein, with protein MCNGRVFDILEEEIARARSSVHLAMYIWRPGEVSERLLRALHARVRAGVACRILVDAVGSRGGFEKEVHGRLERAGCEVRRFHPPDVLHPRDTLVRNHRKLLVVDGHTGLTGGWCIADEWNGNGRHVGQWRDTNVRVRGPAVAQMQAAFSQDWQRAGGAPLPPDSFPPLALEGPGRAAFVASRAGPGAEPAERMLHQLFDSARRRLWIASGYFILNDTFTRLLVRRKRAGVDVRILVPGPINDVPAARAVQRSTYRPLLAHGVRLWEYQPTMMHAKTAVVDEHLCVVGSTNLDPFALNVLEEGSLAVEDTGLNASLASAFLADLGYAREVHAARARYRPLSGLRRATWWVLRHFE; from the coding sequence GTGTGCAACGGCCGCGTCTTCGACATCCTGGAGGAGGAGATCGCCCGGGCCCGGTCGAGTGTCCACCTCGCCATGTACATCTGGCGCCCGGGTGAGGTGTCCGAGCGCCTCTTGCGCGCCTTGCACGCACGTGTCCGCGCCGGCGTGGCCTGCCGCATCCTCGTGGACGCGGTGGGGAGCCGGGGCGGCTTCGAGAAAGAGGTGCACGGGCGGCTCGAGCGCGCGGGTTGCGAGGTGCGGCGCTTCCACCCGCCGGACGTCCTGCACCCGCGCGACACCCTGGTGCGCAACCACCGCAAGCTGCTCGTGGTGGACGGGCACACCGGGCTCACCGGCGGGTGGTGCATCGCGGACGAGTGGAACGGCAACGGACGGCACGTGGGCCAGTGGCGAGACACCAACGTTCGCGTGCGCGGCCCGGCCGTGGCGCAGATGCAGGCCGCCTTCTCCCAGGACTGGCAGCGCGCGGGGGGCGCTCCCCTTCCGCCCGACAGCTTTCCTCCGCTCGCGCTCGAGGGCCCTGGCCGCGCCGCCTTCGTCGCCAGCCGCGCGGGCCCCGGTGCCGAGCCCGCCGAGCGGATGCTGCATCAGCTCTTCGACTCGGCCCGGCGGCGGCTGTGGATTGCCAGCGGCTACTTCATCCTCAACGACACCTTCACCCGGCTGCTCGTCCGGAGGAAGCGGGCCGGCGTGGACGTGCGCATCCTCGTGCCCGGTCCCATCAACGACGTCCCCGCCGCCCGCGCCGTGCAGCGCTCCACCTACAGGCCGCTGCTCGCGCACGGCGTCCGCCTCTGGGAGTACCAGCCCACCATGATGCACGCCAAGACGGCCGTGGTGGATGAGCACCTGTGCGTGGTGGGCTCCACCAACCTGGACCCCTTCGCGCTCAACGTGCTGGAGGAGGGCTCGCTGGCGGTGGAAGACACCGGGCTCAACGCGTCACTCGCGAGCGCGTTCCTCGCGGACCTCGGGTACGCACGCGAGGTGCACGCGGCGCGGGCGCGCTACAGGCCCCTCTCCGGCCTCCGCCGGGCCACATGGTGGGTGTTGCGGCACTTCGAGTGA
- a CDS encoding sensory rhodopsin transducer, whose translation MPIPIGRKQWAIAEGYIPGKSTKSAEQGRALESHETACLLNASDQEAHVELTLFFADREPVGPYRVTVPARRTLHVRFNDLKDPEPVPRDTDYASLIQSDIPIVVQHTRLDTRQSELALISTVAFPID comes from the coding sequence ATGCCAATCCCCATCGGCCGCAAGCAGTGGGCCATCGCCGAGGGCTACATCCCCGGAAAGAGCACGAAGAGCGCGGAGCAGGGCCGCGCATTGGAGAGCCACGAGACCGCCTGCCTGCTCAACGCATCCGACCAGGAGGCCCACGTGGAGCTCACCCTCTTCTTCGCGGATCGCGAGCCCGTGGGACCCTACCGGGTGACCGTGCCGGCGCGGCGAACGCTGCATGTTCGCTTCAATGATTTGAAGGATCCGGAGCCCGTTCCCCGCGACACGGACTATGCGAGCCTCATCCAGTCGGACATTCCCATCGTGGTGCAGCACACGCGCCTCGACACGCGGCAGTCCGAGCTCGCGCTGATCTCCACGGTGGCCTTCCCCATCGACTGA
- a CDS encoding DUF4142 domain-containing protein yields the protein MRGTRWMFVAAALVTGTAFAQQQQQQGQQQQPAAQAPQFDEGRWTAELMLANRWSADMSKIAADRAATPSVRKFAQQAVQTHQGFEQQLQQLAQREGIDVTQALQQAEQGMKTDFMHAAIVTSLAGLPMLSGVNLDRAYLSSVVLSHDLAIDKIQWAAKQVKNPRLTQAIQDELNTLVKHRQQAYGLLGQLAPKPQRGQARGAPPISR from the coding sequence ATGCGTGGAACGCGTTGGATGTTCGTGGCCGCGGCCCTGGTGACCGGGACGGCCTTCGCCCAGCAGCAGCAGCAACAGGGGCAGCAACAGCAGCCAGCGGCACAGGCCCCGCAGTTCGACGAGGGGCGTTGGACGGCTGAGCTGATGCTGGCCAACCGCTGGTCCGCCGACATGTCGAAGATCGCCGCGGACCGGGCCGCCACTCCGTCCGTCCGCAAGTTCGCGCAGCAGGCGGTTCAGACGCACCAGGGTTTCGAGCAGCAGCTGCAGCAGCTCGCGCAGCGCGAGGGCATCGATGTGACGCAGGCGCTGCAACAGGCCGAGCAGGGCATGAAGACGGACTTCATGCACGCGGCGATCGTCACCTCGCTGGCCGGCCTCCCCATGTTGTCCGGGGTGAACCTGGACAGGGCCTACCTGTCGTCCGTGGTGCTCTCGCACGACCTGGCCATCGACAAGATTCAGTGGGCCGCGAAGCAGGTGAAGAACCCGCGGCTGACGCAGGCGATCCAGGACGAGCTCAACACGCTCGTGAAGCACCGCCAACAGGCCTATGGCCTCCTCGGGCAGCTCGCGCCCAAGCCGCAGCGGGGTCAGGCTCGCGGCGCGCCGCCCATCTCCCGCTAG
- a CDS encoding metallophosphoesterase yields the protein MKRKLVRIGLGVLVVFVILAVYGVFIEPRYLLQVERRVAHVPALPASWEGQRIAVLADFQIGMALGNERAMREAVADVVRLRPAVVLLLGDFVFDAEADDVASKMERVEELLRPLTQAGLPTFAVLGNHDYGLNTPADELEPGVVEAVVAGLRSIGVTMLSNEAVRLGSGESVLYLVGVDSHWAQRDRPLVALKGVPPEAPRLVLMHNPDSFLEFPPDSAPFAVAGHTHGGQIRIPFLPHWSWRSLAVKGGSQTDGWIVVPGFGEPGNHLYVSRGIGMSTVPMRINCTPELTVFTLRRDAPGSSDATERPAAARRGQGGRR from the coding sequence ATGAAACGGAAGCTCGTGCGCATCGGGTTGGGAGTGCTGGTCGTCTTCGTGATCCTGGCCGTCTATGGGGTGTTCATCGAGCCGCGCTATCTGCTCCAGGTGGAGCGGCGGGTGGCCCATGTGCCGGCCCTGCCCGCGTCCTGGGAGGGCCAGCGGATCGCCGTCCTCGCGGACTTCCAGATCGGCATGGCGCTGGGCAACGAGCGGGCCATGCGCGAAGCGGTGGCCGACGTGGTCCGGCTCCGGCCGGCGGTGGTGTTGCTGCTCGGGGACTTCGTCTTCGACGCGGAGGCCGATGACGTGGCGAGCAAGATGGAGCGGGTGGAGGAGCTCCTCCGGCCGCTGACGCAGGCGGGGCTGCCCACCTTCGCGGTGCTCGGCAACCACGACTACGGCCTGAATACCCCCGCGGACGAGCTCGAGCCCGGGGTGGTGGAGGCGGTGGTGGCGGGGCTGCGGTCCATCGGCGTGACGATGCTGAGCAACGAGGCCGTCCGGCTCGGCTCGGGTGAATCCGTGCTCTACCTGGTGGGAGTGGATTCGCACTGGGCCCAGCGCGACAGGCCCCTGGTGGCATTGAAGGGCGTGCCCCCCGAGGCCCCCCGCCTCGTGCTCATGCACAACCCGGACTCGTTCCTGGAGTTCCCCCCGGACAGCGCCCCCTTCGCGGTGGCGGGCCACACCCATGGAGGCCAGATTCGCATTCCCTTCCTGCCCCACTGGAGCTGGCGCAGCCTCGCCGTGAAGGGCGGGTCCCAGACGGACGGGTGGATCGTGGTCCCCGGCTTCGGCGAGCCGGGCAATCACCTCTACGTCAGCCGGGGCATCGGGATGAGCACCGTGCCCATGCGCATCAACTGCACGCCCGAGCTGACCGTGTTCACCCTGCGGCGTGACGCGCCCGGCTCCTCCGATGCGACGGAGCGGCCAGCGGCGGCCCGGCGGGGACAGGGCGGGAGGCGGTAG
- a CDS encoding tyrosine-type recombinase/integrase, translating into MTVNGKGSRQRTLPLHRDVRRVLTTWFAARPALGDYLFPGRYGDALNTSSIRRLVDKYERLSGVVGVSPHVLRHTTLTELVRSKKHDLALVAAFAGHSRLATTAIYVQPNRQDLQAAADSLMDD; encoded by the coding sequence GTGACGGTGAATGGCAAGGGCTCGCGCCAGCGCACCCTCCCCCTCCACCGCGACGTGCGCCGCGTCCTCACCACCTGGTTCGCTGCCCGGCCCGCCCTCGGCGACTACCTCTTCCCCGGCCGCTACGGCGACGCGCTCAACACCAGCTCCATCCGCCGCCTCGTGGACAAGTACGAGCGCCTCTCGGGTGTGGTCGGCGTCAGTCCCCACGTCCTGCGTCACACCACTCTCACCGAGTTGGTGCGAAGCAAGAAGCACGACCTTGCGCTCGTCGCTGCCTTCGCCGGCCACTCGCGCTTGGCCACAACCGCCATCTACGTGCAGCCCAACAGACAGGACCTGCAGGCTGCAGCGGACTCCCTCATGGACGACTGA